A part of Caloenas nicobarica isolate bCalNic1 chromosome 10, bCalNic1.hap1, whole genome shotgun sequence genomic DNA contains:
- the FBXO22 gene encoding F-box only protein 22 isoform X1, with product MEAAAKGGFVLSNLAEVVERVFGFLPTKALLRAACVCRLWRECARRILRARQRVAWVSALEPGPADGHALVRALARELEQVHVLPQTVLYIADAETFSGHEEWHEQKKARKRNSRETAIALEKLLPKRCQVLGLVTPGVVVTPMGSSSNQPLEIEEGEAGFALLFPKIDGVKIHTFHFSKDVKNRVFDESKFAEAGLKNNPDLRVVLLFGYNSWKSGATRFLHQIVNPLNEKSIILAGGQVESFTSLISENNSVQPGDACGVVGLAFSGPQIQSATVLLDQDVADERTAEAAMQRLKSANIPEQNTIGFMFACVGRGYRHYKTKRNMEADAFRKFFPNVPLFGFFGHGEIGCDRIVTGNFVLRECNDIKDDLLHGYTTVMTLIHLGSTKANQV from the exons atGGAGGCCGCGGCCAAGGGCGGCTTCGTCCTCAGCAACCTGGCCGAGGTGGTGGAGCGCGTCTTCGGCTTCCTGCCCACCAAGGCGCTGCTGCGCGCCGCCTG CGTGTGCCGGCTGTGGAGGGAGTGCGCGCGGCGCATCCTGCGGGCGCGGCAGCGCGTCGCTTGGGTGTCGGCGCTGGAGCCGGGCCCCGCCGACGGGCACGCGCTGGTGCGCGCGCTGGCCCGCGAGCTGGAG CAGGTGCACGTGCTGCCCCAAACCGTGCTCTATATCGCTGACGCAGAGACATTCAGCGGGCACGAGGAGTGGCACGAGCAGAAGAAAG ccaggaaaagaaacagtagAGAAACAGCAATTGCGCTCGAAAAGCTGTTGCCAAAGCGATGTCAGGTTCTTGGACTGGTCACCCCAGGGGTTGTAG TTACCCCGATGGGTTCAAGCAGCAATCAACCTCTAGAAATCGAAGAGGGCGAAGCTGGGTTTGCTCTGTTGTTTCCCAAAATCGATGGGGTGAAAATTCATactttccatttttcaaaagaCGTGAAGAACAGGGTCTTTGATGAAAGTAAATTTGCTGAAGCAG GGCTGAAGAATAACCCAGATCTCCGGGTGGTTCTTCTGTTTGGCTACAACTCCTGGAAGTCTGGTGCAACTCGATTTCTTCATCAAATAGTCAATCCTTTGAATGAAAAAAGTATCATCCTGGCTGGGGGACAAGTGGAGAGCTTTACATCACTCATCTCTGAGAA TAACAGCGTCCAGCCTGGCGACGCCTGCGGTGTGGTGGGGCTGGCTTTCAGTGGCCCCCAGATCCAGAGTGCCACTGTCTTGTTAGACCAGGACGTAGCTGATGAGAGGACAGCAGAAGCCGCCATGCAGCGTCTCAAATCCGCAAACATCCCCGAGCAAAACACTATTGGCTTCATGTTTGCGTGTGTTGGCAGAGGATATCGGCATTATAAAACCAAAAGGAATATGGAAGCGGATGCATTCAGGAAGTTTTTTCCAAATGTTCCCCTCTTTGGCTTTTTTGGACATGGGGAAATAGGATGTGATCGAATAGTTACTGGGAATTTCGTATTGAGAGAATGTAATGACATAAAGGATGACCTGCTTCACGGTTATACTACCGTTATGACTCTTATTCATCTCGGTTCAACTAAAGCAAACCAAGTTTAA
- the FBXO22 gene encoding F-box only protein 22 isoform X2, producing the protein MEAAAKGGFVLSNLAEVVERVFGFLPTKALLRAACVCRLWRECARRILRARQRVAWVSALEPGPADGHALVRALARELEQVHVLPQTVLYIADAETFSGHEEWHEQKKVTPMGSSSNQPLEIEEGEAGFALLFPKIDGVKIHTFHFSKDVKNRVFDESKFAEAGLKNNPDLRVVLLFGYNSWKSGATRFLHQIVNPLNEKSIILAGGQVESFTSLISENNSVQPGDACGVVGLAFSGPQIQSATVLLDQDVADERTAEAAMQRLKSANIPEQNTIGFMFACVGRGYRHYKTKRNMEADAFRKFFPNVPLFGFFGHGEIGCDRIVTGNFVLRECNDIKDDLLHGYTTVMTLIHLGSTKANQV; encoded by the exons atGGAGGCCGCGGCCAAGGGCGGCTTCGTCCTCAGCAACCTGGCCGAGGTGGTGGAGCGCGTCTTCGGCTTCCTGCCCACCAAGGCGCTGCTGCGCGCCGCCTG CGTGTGCCGGCTGTGGAGGGAGTGCGCGCGGCGCATCCTGCGGGCGCGGCAGCGCGTCGCTTGGGTGTCGGCGCTGGAGCCGGGCCCCGCCGACGGGCACGCGCTGGTGCGCGCGCTGGCCCGCGAGCTGGAG CAGGTGCACGTGCTGCCCCAAACCGTGCTCTATATCGCTGACGCAGAGACATTCAGCGGGCACGAGGAGTGGCACGAGCAGAAGAAAG TTACCCCGATGGGTTCAAGCAGCAATCAACCTCTAGAAATCGAAGAGGGCGAAGCTGGGTTTGCTCTGTTGTTTCCCAAAATCGATGGGGTGAAAATTCATactttccatttttcaaaagaCGTGAAGAACAGGGTCTTTGATGAAAGTAAATTTGCTGAAGCAG GGCTGAAGAATAACCCAGATCTCCGGGTGGTTCTTCTGTTTGGCTACAACTCCTGGAAGTCTGGTGCAACTCGATTTCTTCATCAAATAGTCAATCCTTTGAATGAAAAAAGTATCATCCTGGCTGGGGGACAAGTGGAGAGCTTTACATCACTCATCTCTGAGAA TAACAGCGTCCAGCCTGGCGACGCCTGCGGTGTGGTGGGGCTGGCTTTCAGTGGCCCCCAGATCCAGAGTGCCACTGTCTTGTTAGACCAGGACGTAGCTGATGAGAGGACAGCAGAAGCCGCCATGCAGCGTCTCAAATCCGCAAACATCCCCGAGCAAAACACTATTGGCTTCATGTTTGCGTGTGTTGGCAGAGGATATCGGCATTATAAAACCAAAAGGAATATGGAAGCGGATGCATTCAGGAAGTTTTTTCCAAATGTTCCCCTCTTTGGCTTTTTTGGACATGGGGAAATAGGATGTGATCGAATAGTTACTGGGAATTTCGTATTGAGAGAATGTAATGACATAAAGGATGACCTGCTTCACGGTTATACTACCGTTATGACTCTTATTCATCTCGGTTCAACTAAAGCAAACCAAGTTTAA